In Anaerolineales bacterium, the sequence AAAGTCCAGCCAGGCCTGCGCGCCGGGGCCAAGGTCGCCAATGCCAAAACGGCCCGGCAAGGCGGACACGGGCAGCAAGATGCCGGATTCACGAGTGAACAACATGAAGCCTGATTCTACCGTGCGTTTGCTGGCGATACCCGCCGAATGGTAGACTGGATGCCAACCACTATGCAAGCCACCCCAATCCCCTCCCCCGACCTTTCACAAAAACGTATTTTTGCCCTCTGGCTGCCACTGGCGGCCAGCTGGCTGTTAATGGCCGTAGAGATGCCGTACATCAGCGCTGCATTGGCGCGCATGAACGAAGCGGAGCGCATGATCGCCGCCTTCGGCCTGGCCGCCTCGCTGAGCATCACCATCGAAAGCCCGGTGATCTCGTTGCTGGCCACGGCGACCGCTCTGGCGCGCAGCTACCAGAATTACCTGATGCTGCGGCGTTTCACCTGGCACCTCATGATCCTGACCACGCTGCTGCAAGCGCTGCTGGCCTGGACGCCTTTGTTTGATGTGATCGTCAAAGGCTGGCTAAATGCACCGCCCAGCTTGCACCAACCGGTGCAGCTGGGCCTGCAACTGATGCTGCCCTGGAGCGCAGCGATCGCCTGGCGGCGCTTCCGCCAGGGCATTCTGATCCGCTACGGCCACAGCAACCTGGTGGGCCGCGGCAGCATCCTGCGCTTGCTCAGTTCAGCCGGTTCGGCCACCCTGTTGGCCGTGCTGACCCCGCTGCCGGGCATCGCCGTAGGCGCCCTGGCCCTGAGCATTGGCGTCGTGCTGGAAGCGCTGTACTCCCATTGGCTCAGCGCCCCGATTGTGCGCGAACGGCTGGCGCCGGGCGCCAACCCGCGCCAGGCAGAATTAGGCTACAAAGAGCTGCTGAACTTCCACTGGCCGCTGGCGGCCAGCAACCTGCTGTATCTGTTCACCCAGCCGATCATTGCCGCGGCCCTGGCGCGCAGCCCGCACCCGGAGCTGAGCCTGGCGGCCTGGCCGGTGACCAGCGGCCTGCTGTTCATTAGCCGGGCGCCGGAAATGGCGCTGCCCGAGGTGACGATCGCCCTCAGTGATGAGGAACATCACCAGGCAGCCATGCGCCGCTTTGGCTGGCTGGTCGGCGTGGGCTGCTCTGTGTTCCTGTTCACGCTGAGCTTCACCCCGCTGGCCGAGATCTATTTCCACCAGCTGATCGGCGTCTCCAGCGAACTGGCGGCCATGGCCCGGCTGGGCGTGCAGGTGGCCTTGCTGATGCCGCTGGCGATGGCCTCTGTGGTCGTCTCGCGCGGGCTGCTGACCGCGCAGCGCCGCACGCAGCCTCAGGCGATCGCCATGGCGGTGGAGCTGGCCGCCCTGGCCGGCGTGCAGTTGGCCGGCGTGTGGCTGGGACTGCCCGGCGTGCCAGTCGCCGCCGCCGGCTTGACCATCGCTTTGTTGATCGAAGCCTTTATGCTGAACCGCGTGTTGCGCCGCACGCAGCCCAAGCAAGCGGGTTTATGATTGCCTAAGGAGTAACCATGCAATACACACAATTGGGACGTAGCGGTTTGGAAGTCAGCCGTCTGTGCCTGGGCACCATGAATTTTGGTCCGCACACCAAACAGAAGGACAGTTTTGCTGTAATGGACCAGGCGCTGGAGGTCGGCATCAATTTCTTTGATACCGCCAATGTGTACGGATGGAAGATGGGCGAAGGCATTACCGAAAAGATCATTGGCGAATGGTTCGCCCAAGGCGGCGGGCGGCGCGAAAAGACGGTGATTGCCTCCAAGGTGTTTGGGCGCATGGGCGAATGGCCCAACCAACGCCGTCTTTCGGCCCTGCACATCCGGGAAGCCTGCGAAGCCAGCCTAAAGCGCCTACAGACCGACCATATCGACCTGTATCAAATGCACCACATCGACCGCACTACGCCCTGGGAGGAGATCTGGCAGGCGATGGAAGTGCTGGTGCAGCAAGGCAAGGTGATCTACGTAGGCAGCAGCAACTTCGCCGGCTGGCATATTGCCCAGGCGCAGGAGACGGCCGCTGCCCGCCACTTCCTGGGCTTGGTGAGCGAGCAGAGTCTCTACAATTTGATGGAGCGCAGCATCGAACTGGAGGTCATCCCGGCCAGCCAGCACTACGGCCTGGGGATCATCCCCTGGAGCCCGCTGAACCGGGGCACCCTGGGCGGCGCGCTGCAAAAGGCCAAGGCCGGCCGCCGCGCGGCGGACGACGTGGAAAAGATCGTGGCGCAGCACCGGCCACAGCTGGAAGCCTACGAGGCTTTCTGCGCCCAACGCGGCGAGTCTCCGGCGGATGTGGCCCTGGCCTGGCTGCTGCACCAGCCGGGAGTGACCGCGCCGATCATCGGCCCGCGCACGGCCGAGCAGTTCAAGGGCAATTTGCACGCGCTGGAGATCACGCTGGACGAGGAAGCCCTGAAAGCCCTGGACCAGATCTGGCCCGGCCCGGGCGGTGCAGCCCCGGAGGCCTACGCCTGGTAGGCTTGTAACCACACAGAGGTTGAGTATGACGAACTTGATTCAGGAAAAGGTGCAGCAGGCGGTGGCTGTGCTGCAGGAGCAAAACATTGACCTGTGGATCACCTTCGTGCGCGAGACACGCGCCGGCGGCGACCCGATGCTGCCGCTGCTGTTTGGCACTGACCTGACCTGGCCAAGCGCCCTGCTGATCAGCAAGAACGGCGAGCGCATTGCCATCGTCGGCCATTACGAAGCCGACACAGCCCAGAATACCCAAGCCTTCAGCCAAGTGATCGACTATCACACCTCCGTGCGTGAGGTGTTGAGGGACAGCGTGGCACGGCTGGACCCACAGACCATTGCGGTCAACACCTCCAGGAACGACACCTTTGCGGATGGCCTGACCCACGGCATGTACCAGCTGCTGCGCGAATACCTGGGGGAGCCCTATGCTGAACGGCTGACCAGCGCCGAAGCGATCGTGTCGGCGGTGCGCGGCCGCAAGACCGCCGAGGAACTGCGCCGGATCAGGAAAGCCGTGCGCAGCGCCGAGGAGATCTACGCCGAAACCTTCGATTTTGTGCAGGTGGGCCAGACCGAGCGTGAAATTGCCGCCTATATGCAGGGCCAGACCCAGGCGCGCGGCCTTGAGTTGGCCTGGGAGGCGCTGGCCTGCCCGGCGGTCAATTCCGGGCCAGACAGCCCGGTGGGCCACGCCGCGCCGACGGATATCCGCGTCGAACCCGGCCACATTCTGCACTTTGACTTTGGCGTGATGGAAGAGGAGTACTGTTCCGACATTCAGCGGGTGATGTACCTGCTACGGCCCGGCGAAAGCCAGGCGCCCGAGCCGGTGCAGCGCGGCTTCGAAACGATCATGAAGTCCGTGCAAGCGGCGATGAAGGCCATCAAGCCCGGCGCGCTGGGCCACCAGGTGGACGCCGCCGCCCGCCAAGCCGTGACGGACGCCGGCTACCCCGAATACATGTACGGCACCGGCCACCATATGGGTCGCAGCGTGCACGACGGGGCAGGCATGCTGGGCCCGCTGTGGGAGAAGTATGGCGAGATGCCCAACGTCCCGTTGGAGGTTGGGCATGTGTACACGATCGAACCAGGTCTGGCGGTGGAAGGCTACGGCTACATCGGCATCGAAGAAGACATCGTGGTAACGCAGACCGGCGCCGAGTTCCTCAGCACCCCGCAAACCGAGTTGATCCTGAAGAGATAAGCCATGCCAATCGAAAGCCTGCCCACGAAAAAGCGCATCGCCCTGGTGGCTCACGACGGCTGCAAGGAAGACCTGGTGGAATGGGCGACCCACAACCGCGAAGAACTTGCCAAACACAAGCTGTATGGCACCGGCGGCACCGGCACGCTGATCGCTGCGGAGACCGGCCTGAAAGTGCGCCGCTTCCTGAGCGGCCCACTGGGCGGCGACCAGCAGATCGGGGCGGCGATCGCCACCAACGATATTGACATCCTGATCTTCTTTTGGGACCCGCTGCAGCCGCAGCCGCACGACCCCGACGTGAAGGCCCTGCTGCGCCTGGCCGTGCTGCACAACATCCCGACGGCCTCCAACCGGGCCACGGCAGACTTTTTGATCACCTCCGACCTGATGCGTGCCGAATACGAGCGCAGGATTCCGGATTTCCTGCGCCGCCTGCAGGAAGAACGCGAGGAGCTGGAAGACGATGACTGAGAACCACACCCTAACCTCGATCGACGGCATCCGCGTCGGTCACGCCCAAGACGATGCCGCGGTGACCGGCTGCACAGTGGTGCTGTGCGAAAAGGGCGCCGTAGCGGGCGTGGACCAGCGCGGCGGCGGGCCTGGCACGCGGGAAACCGACGCGCTGCGCCCAATGCACCTGGTGGACAAGGCCCACGCCATTATGCTGGCGGGCGGCTCCGCCTTTGGCCTGGACGCCGCCAGCGGCGCGATGCGCTATCTAGAGGAGAAGAAGGCCGGCTTCAACGTGGGCGTGGCGCGCGTGCCGATCGTGCCGGCGGCGATCTTGTTCGACCTGGGCATCGGCTCCGCCAAGCGCCGGCCGGACGCCGAGATGGGCTACCAGGCCTGCCTGAACGCCAGCCGTGAGCCGGTGGCGGAAGGCAGCCTGGGGGCCGGCACCGGCTGCACAGTGGGCAAGATCTTGGGCATCGGCCAGGCGGTCAAAGGCGGCATCGGCTCCGCCGCCATGGATATTGGCGGCGGCGTGAGGGTCGCCGCGCTGATAGCGGTCAACCCCTTTGGCGATGTGGTCGATCCGCATACGGGCGAGATCGTGGCCGGGGCGCGCAGCCTGCGCAAAGGGCCGATCAAGATCGGCAAGGGCCGCTTCGCCGACACGCTGGAGGTGATGAAAAGCCAGGTGGGCCGCACCGTGTTTGGCGCGGCACAGCGCGAAAACACGATCATCGGCGTGGTGGCGACCAACGCCCAGCTGGACAAGAGCGGCGCCAACAAAATGGCGGCCATGGCCATGAACGGCTTGGCGCGCAGCACGCGGCCGGCCAACACCATGCTGGACGGCGACACGCTCTTCACCCTGGCAACTGGCCGGCGCAAAGCCGATGTGAACATCGTGGGGGCCTTCGCCGCCGAAGTGGTGGCGCAGGCGGTCATACGGGCCGTGCAAACGGCTTGGGGCCTGGGCGGCGTACCCGCCTTACAAGACCTGTAGCAACTTGAAAGCCTATCTCGTTTTATAATAAGGCGTCTCGCCAAATTATCGCTTTGTAGATAGGAGATCTCATTATGGCTTCAAACACCGTAAGCAGTGACGACAAGTTATGGGCCGCGCTGGCCTATGTCTTCACTCCCGTAGTCCCCATCATCATCCTGCTGTTGGAGGACAAGAAGAACCGCCCCTTCATCAAAGAACACAACATGCAAGCCCTGGTTTGGGCAGTGGCGCTTTTCGTCATCCTGTTTGTGCTGGGCATCGTGACCTTCGGGCTGATTTCCTGCCTGGCTCCGTTGGCCTGGATCCCGCAGCTCTACTGGGCTTACAAAGCCTTCCAGGGCGAATCGGTCAACATCCCTGTGGTGACTGACTTCGTCAAGAAGCAGGGCTGGTAAACCAAGCCTCATAAAAAGACCTGCCAGTGGCAGGTCTTTTTTTGTGGAAAACAATCCTTTGTAACAGTAGCATTTGGAAAAGCATTTCGTTTATAGTAAGGATATTAATCCACATTTCATAAAAGGAGATTTCATATGTTGATGGATCGTATCATTGGAGCGTTTACTTTCCGGAAGGGCGTGTACGCTGAGGTTGAGAAGGATACCTCCTTCACCACCACCGCCTGGGCGATCGTGGCGGTGACTGCCCTGGTCAACCAGATCAGCAGTTTCTTTGCTGCGCAGTCCGCCAGCGCGGCCGCAGCAGACTTCCTGGCTGAGACGGACCTCGGCGCGCTGGACATGACGGTTTCGCCGTTCAATATCATCTCCGGCACGCTGGTTGCCGTGGTGGCCTTTGCCGTGGGTTGCTTCGTGGTGGCCTGGGTCGGCAAGACCATGTTCAAAGCCGACGTGACCTTTGAAGAGGTCGTGCGCACCATGGGTCTGGCCAATGTGTGGGGTCTGGTAGGCCTGCTGGGCATTCTGTTCAGCTTTGTGCCGCTGCTGCTGTGCGCCATCTCCCCGCTGCTGTTCGCTGCGTCGATCCTGAGCATCGCCGCCTCCGCCGTGGCGGTGAAGGAAGCGCTGGACCTGGAATGGGGCCAGACCATCGTGACCATCATCGTCGCCTGGGTGGCCATCTTCATCATCAACTTCGTGGTGGGTGGCCTCTTGGGTGTCGGCAGCGCGGTACTGTCCGGTTTGGGTCTGTAAACCAAGCTCTTTTGCAAAAACAACAATAAAAAAGCGGCACGCTAGCGTGCCGCTTTTTTATTGTCCGGTATTTTAGCCAACCTCAGCCAGCGTTTCTCTCAGCGCCTTGCCGAGCTGGGCGCGCACGGCGACTTTGTCCATGCCGGCCGCGCGGGCCTCTTTCAAGCTGGCCGGGTTGTCGTGGCGGCCAAAAGCCATCCAGGGGATGTCGCCCGTGGCCGGGTGGCCTTTGGCCGCCGGCAGCCACTCCTGCCAGGGTAGCGTGCAGGTCAGGTCGAGCACCACCAAGGCGGTCGGTGCGGCAGCCAGAGCTTCCACAAAAGCCTCGGCGCTTAAAGGGCCTTCTACCCAGTCGAAGCCGAAACCAGCCGCCTGGGCTGCATCGCCGATCTGGGGCATGAAGAAGAGATCTGTGCCGAGAGCGAGTATCCGTTTGGTTTCCATGTGATCCTTATGGCTGTTGAAGTAGAGGGCCACTATAATACCGTTCTGGAACGATGAGAACGATCGTATTTGTAGGCGACTCGATCACTGAGGGCGCCGCAGACCATGAAATAGGCGGATGGAGCCGCCGGCTGGCAGCCAAGCTGCCGGCCAGCTGGCGGGCCGTGCATGCCGGCGTGGGCGGCGACACGATCACCCTGATCCTGGAGCGGCTGGAACGCGATGTATTGGCGCACCAGCCGCAGGTCATCGTGCTGGCGGTGGGCATCAACGACAGCCGCACCTGGTCCGGCGTGCCTGAAGTCACGCAGCAAGCCTTTGCCGGCGGGCTGCAGCGTTTTGCCGCCTGCGTGCGGGCGGCGCTGCCCGAGACGCGCGTGCTGGTGGTGGGCCTGACACCGCTGGACGAAAGCCGCACCATGCCGATTGCCGAAGACTTGTATTATGCCGAGGCGGCGGGGCGCGACTATGACGCTGTTCTGCAGCGCAGCGCCGCAGAACACGGTTGGGGTTATGTGCCGCTGCAGCCGCGCTTCGAGCAGGCCGGCGGCGCCGCGGCGCTGACCAGCGACGGCCTGCACCCCACCCCAGACGGGCACGCGCTGATCGCCGCGGCAGTTGCCGAGGCCCTGGAGCCGTGGCTGCCATGAACGTTCCGGCGCTGACCATTAACAAGGCCCAGGCGCGTCGCTTTCTGCTTGGCTATCAGGGTTTGTTGCCTGCGCGCAAATTGACCGGGAAGCAAGCCGTCTTCCGGGCCGTTCGCCAACTCAACAGCATCCAATACGACCCGATCAATGTGGTTGGCCCCAACCCGCACCTGGTGCTGCAGGCCCGCATCCGCAATTACAAGCGGGACATGCTGGAAACCGCCTTGTACCAGGAACGCAGCCTGGTAGAGGGTTTCGACAAGGTCATGTGCATTTATCCCAGCGAGGACTGGCCGTATTTTCATCTGTATCGCCGCACGATGGGGAGCCGATATGCGGGCAACCCCGGCTACGCCGAGGCGGCTAAGCTGATCGAAGGCGTGCGTAAGGAATTGGAAACCCGCGGGCCGCTGTCTTCGCTTGAAATGGAAGAGGACAGCCGGGTCTTTGGCGGCTGGGGCACGCACATGCGCGCCGCACGCGTGGCCCTGGACATGCTGTTCTTTGGCGGCGACGTGGTGGTGCACCGGCGGGTGGGCAGCCGGCGCTACTTTGAGCTGAGTGAACGCGCCCTGGGCGAGCTGCACAGCCAGCCGGACCCCCACCCCAGCCCGGAAGCCTACCTGGACTGGCATGTGCTGCGCCGCATCGGCAGCCTGGGGCTGGCCCGCGGATCCGGCACGGACCACTGGCTTTCCATGCTCAAGGCGCCTGGCGGGCGCCCAGCAGCCTTGAAACGCTTGCTGGCCGCCGGTGCGATCCGAAAGGTGCAGATCAGCGAGTGGCCCGAGCAGGCCTTCTATATTCGAAGCCAGGACCTGGCGGCCTTGCACAAAGCCGAAGCGGCGGCGGGCGGCCAGCCGGCGGCCGCCTTCATTGCCCCACTGGACAATGCGATTTGGGACCGCACCCTGCTGGAAAAAGTCTTTGACTTTTATTACCGCTGGGAAGTGTATGTGCCCGCCCCAAAGAGACAATACGCCTACTATGTCTTGCCAGTCCTGTTCGGGGAAAATTTTGCGGCCCGCCTGGACCCGGCCTTTGAGCGCAGCAGCAAGACCTTCGTCATTCAGAACTGGTGGTGGGAAGCCGGAGTAGACAAAAGAGACCCTGCTCTGGTTGTGGCGTTAGGCGAGTGCATTCAAGAGTTCGCCAAGTACCTGGGAGCCGAGAGCGTGCGCTTGGGGGATCCGATCCGAAAGGACGCGGTGCTGCGCAGCGCGTTAGAGGCGGCTGGCTATTCTGGCGGATAGACGGGCTGCATTTCCCCCAGCACTTCACCCACCTGCCATAACCGCAACCCCTGTGCCTGGCCTTGGCCGAACTGGCTGAGCCCATCCAATATCGCATACCCCCGCAACTCTCGTAAGCTGCGCTGGACGCGCACGGCAGTCAGGCTGTCCAGCCCCTGCTCCAGCATGACCTGTTCGAGCACATGCTGGGTGAGATCCAGCGCGCCGGCGGCGTGCAAGGCACCCCAATCGAGGAATTCCGTTTCGGCGGCCCATGCCTGCAAGTCCGCTTGCTGGGACTGGTTCCACCAGTCCCAGGCGGAAGTGAGATAGAGGCCCTGCGCCCGAGCGGGGTCTGCCAGATATTCGTACAGCTGCAAATTATAGGCCGCAGCCGGGGCGACCAGCACAAAGCGATCGCGCACGCCCAGGTCATGCAGCGCGTTGAGCAGAGCGGCCAAGCCAAAACCACGCGCATTGGTGTAGATCACATTGGCATGCGCCTCGCGGGCGGCGAAGACAAAGTCAAATACATTGGCGAAGGGGTCGGCGTCCAGCTCGGCTTGCAGCACCAGATTGAGGTGGGGTTCAACCAGCACCGGCAGCGCCGTGCCATCGCCGGTGGGCGCCGGCGTGGGCAGGGGCGCCGGGCTGAGGGCCAGTTCACCGGCCACATCCGCTGGCCAGGTGAGTAGGGCCAGGCGCAGCTCCGGGCCGGCGCCCTGGGGGCGCAGGCTGGGCCACTGGGCCAACAAGGCCTGCAGCGCAAAGTCCAACTGAGTTTGCGGGTCCGGCTCCAGAGGGAAAAGCGTATCGCCGCCGAAGGCCCCCGGACCCAGCGCCGGCAGGCCGGCTTCGGCCAGGCCATCTGCCAGGGCGGCTTCGCTGGCCGGGTCGCAGATCAAGGCCAGCACGGCTTGCGGATGGCGGTCGAGTAAAAGGCCCAATTCAGCCCCGGTCTGTTCAGGAGGGCCATCCGCATTGCCGCGCACCAGAACCAGTTCAGCCCCCAAGAGGCCGCCAGCGGCATTGAGTGCCGCGCTGCGCTCCTCCAGCGCCCGTGACCAGCCACTGTAGGCCAGGCCAAAGGGTTCACCCCGCGGGCAGAAGTGCAAGACGGTCACCTGCCGGCCGCTGTAGTCGGGGAGCGGCGTGGGTGTGGGACCGCCCGGAGTGAGACTAGGGCTTGGGCTGGCCGTGGGCGGAGGCAGGCTGCCAATGGCCGGGAACCCCGGCAAAGTGGGCAAACCGACAGTGGGCAGACTGACCACCGGCGTGGGCAGCGTCTGCGAGCTCAGCGGAGTACAGGCCGCCAGACACAAGGCGGCTAGCAGGGCGAAAGAACGCAGACGCAGCACCAGCTAACCCAAATTGAGGTAGAGTGCATCCGTCTTGGCGGCCATGACGAAATCGTTGTTATGCAAGCCTTTGATCTTGTGCGTCCACCAGGTGACGGTGACCTTACCCCACTCCGTGCGCAGCACGGGGTGATGGCCCTGCTCCTCGGCCAGTTCGCCGACTTGCTGGGTGAAGGTTAGTGCGCTGGCGAAGTCCTTGAACTTGAAGGCGCGGCGCAAACGCAGAATGTCCTTTTCGTCTACCAGGTTCCAATCGGGCACCTGGGTGTGCATCTCCTGCGCCTGCTGGGGGTTGAGCGAGGACTCATCCCCGCGGCAAGGCACACAGGTCTGTTGGGTAAGCAGTGAGTTGGTCATAAACAGGGCAACGTTGGGGCGATTATAATGTGACGCACAAGCAAATAGTTGCCGGTCGCAGCGCACCCGGCTGATCAAAACTGCACCTTTGCTCGATCGCTGGTTGAGCCAGCGATCGAGCAAGTCAGCGCTGTCACAGGCGCTTTTTTGTTGGCTGGAGCATGTGATGACCAAAGAGACTCAAAACAGCTTATCGACCTTGGCGATCATCGTGATCGCCAGTTACATCGCCGCTCAAATGCTGGCGGATGTGGCCAGCATCAAGATCGGCCTGCTGGGCAGCCTGGCGGTCGACATGGGCACCTTCATTTACCCGATCACCTTCACCCTGCGTGACCTGGTACACAAGGTGCTGGGTCGCCAGGCCGCCCGCACCCTGGTGCTGGCGGCCGGCGGCATTAACCTGCTGATGGCCGCCTACCTGATGTGGGCGGCAGCCTTCCCCAGCGACCCAGTCTGGGGCCTGGGCGTCGAATTCAGTGCCCTGCTGGGGCCAGTGTGGCGCATCGTACTGGCCTCAATTGCAGCGGAAGTGGTCAGTGAGCTGGTGGATACCGAGATCTATCACTGGTTCGTGACCAGAATTACGCAGCGCTACCAATGGGCGCGGGTGCTACTGAGCAACAGCGTCAGCGTGCCGGTGGACAACCTGATCTTCTCGATCGGTGCGTTTGGCTGGGCGCTGCCCTGGCCCACAGTGTGGAGCATCTTCCTGGTCAACTTGCTGGTCAAGTACGGCATCACCCTGCTCAGTCTGCCGCTGATCTACCTGGCGCCCGACAAACAAGCTGGACAATAAAACCCCGCTGCACGTGCAACGGGGTTTTGAACCGGATGGTGCAAGTGGGGTCCTCTCCGTGAGGGTCCGCAGTTGCCTGGGATGGTTCGTCACGGAAGCCGGCCCCCGTGTGGTTCGTGTTGGTTCCAAACGTAGAAGGTCACACGTACAGCAGGGCAATTCCTTTATAGCATACTGAGATTAAAAACAACCCACGCGCGGATTAAAACAAAGAGCCTGCATGAAGATCATGCAGGCTCTTGTTCGGTTCGCAGTGTCGCGGTTACTTGGCCGCCACCACCTTGATGTGCAGGTCTTTGAGCTGCTGCTCGTCGGCAGGTGTCGGCGCGTCGGCCATTACATCCCGGGCGGCCTGGTTCTTGGGGAAGGCGATCACCTCGCGGATGCTCTGCTCGTCGGCGAAGAGCATCACCAGGCGATCCAGGCCGGAGGCGATGCCGCCGTGCGGCGGCGCGCCGTATTCGAAAGCGTCCAGCATGTGGCCGAAGCGCTCCTGGGCCACTTCGGGCGTCAGGCCGATCAGCTTGAAGATGCGCGACTGCAGCTCGCGCTCGTGGATACGGATGGAACCGCCGCAGACTTCGATGTTGTTGAGCACCATGTCGTATTGCGCCCCGCGCATATTGGCCGGGTCGCTTTCGACCATGTGAATGTCTTCCGGCATCGGTGA encodes:
- a CDS encoding aldo/keto reductase, translated to MQYTQLGRSGLEVSRLCLGTMNFGPHTKQKDSFAVMDQALEVGINFFDTANVYGWKMGEGITEKIIGEWFAQGGGRREKTVIASKVFGRMGEWPNQRRLSALHIREACEASLKRLQTDHIDLYQMHHIDRTTPWEEIWQAMEVLVQQGKVIYVGSSNFAGWHIAQAQETAAARHFLGLVSEQSLYNLMERSIELEVIPASQHYGLGIIPWSPLNRGTLGGALQKAKAGRRAADDVEKIVAQHRPQLEAYEAFCAQRGESPADVALAWLLHQPGVTAPIIGPRTAEQFKGNLHALEITLDEEALKALDQIWPGPGGAAPEAYAW
- a CDS encoding M24 family metallopeptidase, which gives rise to MTNLIQEKVQQAVAVLQEQNIDLWITFVRETRAGGDPMLPLLFGTDLTWPSALLISKNGERIAIVGHYEADTAQNTQAFSQVIDYHTSVREVLRDSVARLDPQTIAVNTSRNDTFADGLTHGMYQLLREYLGEPYAERLTSAEAIVSAVRGRKTAEELRRIRKAVRSAEEIYAETFDFVQVGQTEREIAAYMQGQTQARGLELAWEALACPAVNSGPDSPVGHAAPTDIRVEPGHILHFDFGVMEEEYCSDIQRVMYLLRPGESQAPEPVQRGFETIMKSVQAAMKAIKPGALGHQVDAAARQAVTDAGYPEYMYGTGHHMGRSVHDGAGMLGPLWEKYGEMPNVPLEVGHVYTIEPGLAVEGYGYIGIEEDIVVTQTGAEFLSTPQTELILKR
- a CDS encoding methylglyoxal synthase, yielding MPIESLPTKKRIALVAHDGCKEDLVEWATHNREELAKHKLYGTGGTGTLIAAETGLKVRRFLSGPLGGDQQIGAAIATNDIDILIFFWDPLQPQPHDPDVKALLRLAVLHNIPTASNRATADFLITSDLMRAEYERRIPDFLRRLQEEREELEDDD
- a CDS encoding P1 family peptidase, translating into MTENHTLTSIDGIRVGHAQDDAAVTGCTVVLCEKGAVAGVDQRGGGPGTRETDALRPMHLVDKAHAIMLAGGSAFGLDAASGAMRYLEEKKAGFNVGVARVPIVPAAILFDLGIGSAKRRPDAEMGYQACLNASREPVAEGSLGAGTGCTVGKILGIGQAVKGGIGSAAMDIGGGVRVAALIAVNPFGDVVDPHTGEIVAGARSLRKGPIKIGKGRFADTLEVMKSQVGRTVFGAAQRENTIIGVVATNAQLDKSGANKMAAMAMNGLARSTRPANTMLDGDTLFTLATGRRKADVNIVGAFAAEVVAQAVIRAVQTAWGLGGVPALQDL
- a CDS encoding DUF4870 domain-containing protein yields the protein MASNTVSSDDKLWAALAYVFTPVVPIIILLLEDKKNRPFIKEHNMQALVWAVALFVILFVLGIVTFGLISCLAPLAWIPQLYWAYKAFQGESVNIPVVTDFVKKQGW
- a CDS encoding YcaQ family DNA glycosylase, giving the protein MNVPALTINKAQARRFLLGYQGLLPARKLTGKQAVFRAVRQLNSIQYDPINVVGPNPHLVLQARIRNYKRDMLETALYQERSLVEGFDKVMCIYPSEDWPYFHLYRRTMGSRYAGNPGYAEAAKLIEGVRKELETRGPLSSLEMEEDSRVFGGWGTHMRAARVALDMLFFGGDVVVHRRVGSRRYFELSERALGELHSQPDPHPSPEAYLDWHVLRRIGSLGLARGSGTDHWLSMLKAPGGRPAALKRLLAAGAIRKVQISEWPEQAFYIRSQDLAALHKAEAAAGGQPAAAFIAPLDNAIWDRTLLEKVFDFYYRWEVYVPAPKRQYAYYVLPVLFGENFAARLDPAFERSSKTFVIQNWWWEAGVDKRDPALVVALGECIQEFAKYLGAESVRLGDPIRKDAVLRSALEAAGYSGG
- a CDS encoding 4a-hydroxytetrahydrobiopterin dehydratase; translation: MTNSLLTQQTCVPCRGDESSLNPQQAQEMHTQVPDWNLVDEKDILRLRRAFKFKDFASALTFTQQVGELAEEQGHHPVLRTEWGKVTVTWWTHKIKGLHNNDFVMAAKTDALYLNLG
- a CDS encoding queuosine precursor transporter; the protein is MTKETQNSLSTLAIIVIASYIAAQMLADVASIKIGLLGSLAVDMGTFIYPITFTLRDLVHKVLGRQAARTLVLAAGGINLLMAAYLMWAAAFPSDPVWGLGVEFSALLGPVWRIVLASIAAEVVSELVDTEIYHWFVTRITQRYQWARVLLSNSVSVPVDNLIFSIGAFGWALPWPTVWSIFLVNLLVKYGITLLSLPLIYLAPDKQAGQ